Proteins from one Falco naumanni isolate bFalNau1 chromosome 2, bFalNau1.pat, whole genome shotgun sequence genomic window:
- the GJA8 gene encoding gap junction alpha-8 protein gives MGDWSFLGNILEQVNEQSTVIGRVWLTVLFIFRILILGTAAELVWGDEQSDFVCNTQQPGCENVCYDEAFPISHIRLWVLQIIFVSTPSLMYFGHAVHHVRMEEKRREREEAERRQQAEVDEEKLPLAPNQNKGNNPDGTKKFRLEGTLLRTYIFHIIFKTLFEVGFIVGQYFLYGFRILPLYRCGRWPCPNLVDCFVSRPTEKTIFIMFMLVVASVSLFLNLVEISHLIMKRIRRALRRPAEEQLGEVPEKPLHAIAVTSIPKAKGYKLLEEEKPVSHYFPLTEVGVEPSPLPSAFNEFEEKIGMGPLEDLSRAFDERLPSYAQAKEPEEEKVRAGEKEEREEQPRPQEEQGVKKEEEAVSDEIEGPSAPAELATDMRPLSRLSKASSRARSDDLTV, from the coding sequence ATGGGTGACTGGAGTTTCTTGGGGAACATTTTAGAGCAGGTGAACGAGCAATCCACTGTCATCGGGAGAGTCTGGCTCACAGTGCTCTTCATTTTCCGCATCCTGATCCTGGGAACAGCTGCTGAGCTAGTGTGGGGAGACGAACAGTCAGACTTTGTGTGCAACACCCAGCAACCTGGTTGCGAGAACGTCTGCTACGATGAGGCCTTCCCCATCTCCCACATCCGCCTCTGGGTCCTGCAGATCATCTTTGTGTCCACGCCTTCGCTAATGTACTTTGGGCATGCGGTGCACCACGTCCGCatggaggagaagaggagagagagggaggaagccGAGAGGCGTCAGCAAGCTGAGGTGGATGAAGAGAAGCTACCCCTGGctccaaatcaaaacaaaggcAACAACCCTGACGGGACCAAGAAGTTTCGCCTGGAGGGTACCCTCCTGAGAACGTACATCTTCCACATCATTTTCAAAACCCTCTTTGAGGTGGGATTCATAGTCGGTCAGTACTTCCTCTATGGCTTCCGAATTCTCCCCCTGTACCGCTGCGGGCGGTGGCCCTGTCCCAATCTTGTGGACTGTTTTGTCTCCAGGCCCACAGAGAAGACCATCTTTATCATGTTCATGCTGGTGGTGGCTTCCGTGTCCCTCTTCCTCAACCTGGTGGAGATCAGTCACTTGATCATGAAAAGGATCCGGAGGGCCCTGAGAAGACCAGCAGAGGAACAGCTGGGGGAGGTCCCAGAGAAGCCCCTCCATGCCATCGCAGTCACCTCCATCCCGAAGGCCAAAGGCTACAAGCTGCTGGAAGAAGAGAAGCCGGTGTCGCACTATTTCCCTCTCACAGAAGTAGGGGTTGAGCCCAGTCCCCTTCCATCAGCCTTCAACGAGTTTGAGGAGAAGATTGGGATGGGACCATTGGAAGATCTCTCCAGAGCATTCGATGAGAGGTTACCATCGTATGCACAAGCGAAGGAACCAGAAGAGGAGAAGGTAAGAgcaggggagaaggaggaacGAGAAGAGCAGCCAAGACCTCAGGAAGAGCAAGGggtgaagaaagaagaggaggcGGTGAGCGATGAAATTGAAGGGCCTTCAGCACCTGCTGAACTTGCCACTGATATGAGACCCCTCAGCAGGCTAAGTAAAGCCAGCAGCCGGGCCAGGTCGGATGATTTGACTGTATGA